Proteins encoded by one window of Maniola hyperantus chromosome 10, iAphHyp1.2, whole genome shotgun sequence:
- the LOC117986003 gene encoding chymotrypsin-like elastase family member 2A, producing MAVLWHSVVLNCVFILVVYAVTCEAYSPRECGVPLRRHTRQPRERSVGQLRIIKGRESKRGAWPWQVSLQLLHPNYGLIGHWCGGVLIHPQWLLTTAHCIHNELFNLPVPALWTAVLGEWDRAEQRGAYVPIERIVLHHRFHNYQHDIALMKMIRSADVSPGSRIRAICLPPYEPPIIHNTERSTSFYRRPESEIKRKARPPRPNPNTAAKYLEKLNNLTKNVFSGKGNKNHKNTRYNVRVSNDNRPTERKNDEESSREDNEKKNRDAVYDSASLDSVVKLIKTKVTKDKSKHESNNYKRSDKKLMFGEEIDPFIDYNNGIDFKDECYATGWGREQTNGTLTDVLLEAEVPVLPLQLCRDRYSLTLPLNDGHLCAGSTDGSTGACVGDSGGPLQCRTGGRWELRGLTSFGSGCARMGVPDVYTNVAHYVSWIYAHIYAS from the exons aatGTGGAGTACCACTACGGAGACATACAAGGCAGCCTCGGGAGAGATCAGTGGGTCAACTTCGCATCATAAAAGGACGAGAGTCGAAGAGAGGTGCTTGGCCGTGGCAG GTATCCCTTCAACTGCTGCATCCAAACTACGGCCTGATTGGTCACTGGTGCGGCGGAGTCCTCATACACCCTCAATGGCTTTTGACCACCGCGCATTGCATACATAA TGAGCTCTTCAACCTACCAGTACCAGCTCTATGGACAGCAGTGCTGGGAGAGTGGGATCGGGCTGAACAGCGTGGTGCCTATGTACCAATAGAGAGGATAGTACTGCATCATCGCTTCCACAATTACCAGCATGACATAG CTCTGATGAAGATGATAAGATCCGCTGACGTCAGTCCCGGCAGCCGTATCCGAGCTATTTGCTTGCCTCCATACGAACCACCTATCATCCACAACACAGAGAGAAGCACTTCATTCTACAGGAGACCTGAAAgcgaaataaaaagaaaagcaagACCACCCAGACCTAACCCCAATACCGCAGCAAAATATTTAGAAAAGCTCAATAATCTAACCAAAAACGTTTTCTCAGGGAAAGGgaataaaaaccataaaaacacAAGATACAATGTAAGAGTTTCTAACGACAACAGACCGACAGAAAGAAAGAACGATGAAGAATCGAGTAGGGAAGataatgaaaagaaaaatagaGATGCTGTATATGATAGCGCTTCATTAGATAGCGTAGTCAAACTTATCAAAACTAAAGTTACTAAAGACAAATCTAAACAtgaaagtaataattataaaagaaGTGATAAAAAACTGATGTTTGGTGAAGAAATAGATCCATTTATAGATTACAATAATGGTATAGACTTCAAAGATGAATGTTATGCGACTGGATGGGGAAGGGAACAAACGAATGGTACTTTGACTGATGTTTTGTTGGAAGCAGAAGTTCCAGTGCTGCCTTTGCAACTTTGCAGAGATAGATATTCGTTGACTTTGCCGTTGAATGATGGACATCTTTGCGCGGGGAGTACAGATGGCAGTACAGGTGCCTGTGTG GGTGACAGCGGTGGTCCCCTTCAGTGCAGGACCGGCGGTCGCTGGGAGTTGCGAGGGTTAACGTCCTTCGGGTCCGGCTGCGCGAGGATGGGTGTCCCGGATGTGTACACCAATGTGGCGCATTACGTCTCGTGGATCTACGCTCATATTTACGCTAGCTGA